Proteins from a genomic interval of Harpia harpyja isolate bHarHar1 chromosome 7, bHarHar1 primary haplotype, whole genome shotgun sequence:
- the MRPL20 gene encoding 39S ribosomal protein L20, mitochondrial has protein sequence MVVLSASLWLRSRVTDRFWRVQEVLKHARHFRGRKNRCYKLAVRSVQRAFVKSTKARRQKKRFLRALWITRIEAASLEHGLKYPAFISNLLKSQVELNRKMIADLAIYEPKTFKSLAALAQRRRQEGFLAALGDGKEPEGIFSRIVHHY, from the exons ATGGTGGTGCTGAGCGCTTCGCTGTGGCTCCGCAGCCGCGTCACCGACCGGTTCTGGAGGGTGCAGGAGGTGCTGAAGCATGCGAGG cattttcGTGGAAGGAAGAACCGCTGCTATAAGCTGGCTGTAAGAAGTGTTCAGAGAGCTTTCGTGAAGTCTACAAAGGCCAGAAGACAGAAGAAGAGATTCCTAAGAGCG CTCTGGATCACTAGGATTGAAGCAGCTTCTCTTGAACATGGTTTGAAATACCCAGCTTTCATAAGCAATCTGCTTAAG TCCCAGGTGGAGCTGAACAGGAAAATGATTGCCGATTTGGCTATTTATGAGCCAAAGACATTCAAGTCCCTAGCTGCCTTAGCCCAGAGGAGGAGACAAGAAGGCTTCCTCGCCGCCCTGGGAGACGGAAAAGAACCAGAGGGGATATTTTCACGTATTGTACACCACTATTGA